A stretch of DNA from Mycobacteriales bacterium:
CACCTCGGCGACTGGGAGAGCGGCATCTTCCGCAAGCACGTCTCCGAGGGGCACCCGATCGCCGTGCAGATGGGCCTGCAGGAGCGCTGGGACGTGATCCCCAACGCCGAGAAGTCCGAGGACTTCGCCGCCCGCGTCCGCGGCGCCGTGGAGAAGATCGCCGCCGCCCACCCGGACGGCCGGGTGGTGGTGTTCACCCACGGCGGCGTCATCGGTCAGGTGCTGTCGCTGGCCAGCCGGTCGCGGCCGTTCGCGTTCCTCGGGGCCGACAACGCGTCGATCTCGCAGATCGTGGTCACCGGCGAGCGCTGGATCGTGCGGCGGTTCAACGACACCGCGCACCTCGGCCCGCTCTTCAGCGTCGAGCCCGACCCGCTCACCTAGCCGGGCCGGCACCAGCCGGTTCCGTCAGGTCGATCCGCACCGCCCGGAAGCGACGCGGCATGTCGTCGAGGACGGCCCGGCGCGGCACGGGCACGTCGAGGTGCCACTGGCCGACCAGCGGGACCAGCGGGGCGAGCCGCCGGTCCTCGAGCACGGTGTCGAGGGCACGGCGGTCGCCGCCGACGACCACCGCGTCGAGGATGTCGGCAACCGGCAGCAGGACGCGCGCGGCGGTGTCGGCCGCCGCGGCGAGGGCGACCCGCGCCTGGCCCTCGCGCCGGCGGGCGAACCGCTGCTGCGACTGGCCCCCTGCGGCCGAGCGCCCGTGCACCGGTCGCGCGCCGACCTTGGAGGCCGTCAGCGTCGCACCCTGGAAGACCCCCACGGCGTAGCCGCCGAGGCGCACGAGCAGCACTCCCACCCGACGTTCGGCCAGCGCGTGCGCGACGAGCCCGGCGTAGGCCGCCGTGCACTCCGCCAGCGGCGGGAACGGCACGTGCGCCGTGACGGCAGCACCGTCGGCGGCGCGCAGCTCGACCCGGTCGGCGTACGCCGTCACCGTGACCGGCCCGTGCCGCTCGGCGAAGCCGTCCAGCCAGCGTTCGAGCCGTTCCGGCGCCACCTCGAGGCGGCGGGTGAAAGATGGCAGCATGGCGAACGACAGCGTGGCAGGGCAAATCCAGGAGATCTGGCGCTACCCGGTGAAGAGCATGCGGGGCGAGCGCATGGACGCCGCGCACCTGACCGCCACCGGGCTGCTCGGCGACCGCGGGTGGGCCACTCGCGACGAGCGGCGGGGCGGCATCCGTGGCGCGAAGAAGATCCGCGACCTGATGCTGTGCGCCGCGACCTACGTCGCCGAGCCGACGCCCGACAGCCCGACCCCGCACGTGGTCATGACGCTGCCCGACGGATCCGCGGTGCGCAGCGACGACTCCGACGCGGCGACGCGGTTGAGCCGGGCGATCAACCACCCCGTCACGCTGTGGCCGTTGCAGCCGGCGGATGACCTCGACCACTACCGCCGCGGCCCGGCCGACCACGAGGACGTGGTCGAGGAGCTGCGGGACATCTTCGGGCGCGGCGAGGACGAGCCGCTGCCCGACCTGTCGGGGTTGCCACCGGTGATCTTCGAGTTCGAGTCGCCGCCCGGGACCTACTACGACGCCTACCCGGTGCACATCGTCACGACGGCCACGCTGCGCACGCTCGGCCGGCTCGGGGAGCGCGATGCGCCCGACGTACGCCGGTTCCGGCCGACCATCCTCGTCGACACGCCCGACGCCGACGGCTTCCCCGAGCGCGACTGGATCGGCTCGACCGTCCGGGTGGGCGAGGTCGAGATCGAGGTGGTCACCGACTGCCCACGCTGCTCGATGGTGCAGCTGCCGCAGCAGGGGCTGCCCGCCGACAAGCCGCTGCTGCGCACGGTCGTGCGCGACGCCAACCAGAACGTCGGCGTCTACTGCAACGTGCGCACGCCCGGCCGGATCAGCGTGGGCGACTCCCTCACCCGGTAGGGCGAATCCCCTCGCCGTCCGAGGCATCGGGGCGGCAAATCGCCGCAGGATGCTGTCTATTCGCGCCCGGACGTTGTAGAACGACGTTCGGAACGGCCGAGGGGAGCGCCGCATGACCGCAGTGGTGGAGACGAGGGACGGTCGCGTCCGGGGCGAGGAGGTCGACGGCCTGCGCCGGTTCCTCGGCATCCCGTTCGCGGCGACGACCGCCGGCGCCGGGCGCTGGCGGGCCCCCGCGCCCGCACAACCGTGGACCGGCGAGCGCGACGCGACGGCGTTCGGGCCCGTCGCGCCGCAGCCCGACGGCATGCTCGCGCTGCTCCCGGTCGGCGCGGTCCAGGACGAGGACTGCCTGACGCTCAACGTCTGGACCCCCGGCGTGGCAGGCCGGCGGCCGGTGATGGTCTGGGTGCACGGCGGCGCGTTCCGGCAAGGAGCGGCGCGCAGCGCGATGTACGACGGTGCCGCGCTGGCTCGCCGCGGCGACGTCGTCGTCGTCTCGCTCAACTACCGGCTCGGCGCCCTCGGCTTCCTGGCCCACCCCGACCTGCGCGACGGCGACGGCGGGCCCGCCGGCAACTGGGGCATGCTCGACCAGGTCGCGGCCCTGCAGTGGGTGCGCGACAACATCGCGGCGTTCGGTGGCGACCCGGGCAACGTGACGGTCTTCGGCGAGTCGGCGGGCTCGATGGCGATCGGCTGCCTGCTCGCGTCACCGTCGACGAAGGGCCTCCTCCACAAGGCGATCCTGCAGTCCGGCGCCCCGTCCGCGCTCGCCCTCGACCAGGCCGCGGAGATCGCCGAGCGGCTCGCCAAGGCGGCCGGCGTCACGTCGGTGGCCGAGCTGCGCGACGTGCCGGTTCCGGCGATCCTCGCCGCCCAGCAGCAGATCGACGCCGAGGACGCCGCCCTTCGGCTGATCCCGTCGGTCGACGGCCACTTCCTCGACCGGGCACCCCTGGCCGCCCTCGCCTCCGGCGCGGCCGCGCACGTACCGACCGTGATCGGCACCAACCGCGAGGAGTGGAAGCTGTGGGCGCCGGCCGACCCGCGCTCGCGCGACCTCGACGACGCCGGCCTGCGCCGGCGGCTGAGCCGGGTCTACGACGCGACCGACGCCGAGATCGACGCGCTGGTCGAGGAGTTCACCCGGGCCCGCGCCGCCACCGGCCAGGCCATCGCGCCCAACGACCTGTGGTTCGCACTCGAGACCGAGCGCGTCTTCCGGGCGCCGGCGATGCGCACCGCCGAGACCCTGGCCGCCCACCAGCCCGCGACCTTCGCCTACCTCTTCACCTACGGTTCGCCGGCGATGCACGGCTGGCTCGGCGCCTGCCACGCACTCGAGATCGCCTTCGTGTTCGGCACGCAGGGTCAGGCCGAGACCGCGCTGTTCACCGGCAGCGGGCCGGAGGCCGACCGGCTGTCGGAGTGGCTGATGGACTCCTGGCTCGCCTTCGCCCGCACCGGCGACCCGTCGACCGAGGCGCTCGGGAGATGGCCCGGCTATGACGCCCGGCGCCGCCCCACCCTGGTCATCGGCACCGAGCACGCGATCGTCGACGCGCCCTACGACGACGAGCGGGGCACCGTGGCCGCCCTGCTCTACCGGGACGACGCGTGACCGCCGTCGAGAGCCGCACCCCGGAGCAGGTCCGGGCGGCGGCGGGCGTCGGCATGACGCTCGCCCTGCACGCGAGCGCCGACCCGGACCACCCGGCGCTTCTCACCCCGCACGGCGACCGGACGTTCGGCGAGCTCAACGCCAACGTCAACCGGCTCGTCCGCTACCTGCGCGGCCAGGGCCTGCAGGCCGGCGACGCGCTGGCGCTCGTCTGCAGCAACCGGCCGGAGTTCGCCGAGGTCTACTACGCGTGCCTGCGCGCCGGGCTGCGCATCACGCCGGTCAACTGGCACCTCACCGGCGAGGAGATGGGCTACATCGTCGACGACTGCGAGGCCAAGGCCGTCGTCGCCGACGTGCTCTTCGCCGCCGCCGTCCGCGAGGCCGTCGCCGCCGCCCCGCACGTCAGGGTCAAGCTCGCGGTGGCCGGACCGATCGACGGCTTCACGGCCTACGACGACGCGTTGGCCGGCCAGTCCGCCGACGACATCGACGACCCGGTCCTCGGCAAGGGGATGCTCTACACCTCGGGGACGACCGGGCGGCCCAAGGGAGTCGACCGGCCGCCGGTCACCGGGCGTCCCGACCCAGGCGCGATCACGATCGCGGTCGCCGCCGCGGCCCGCCAGGACCCCGCGACCGACGTGCACCTGTGCACCGGGCCGCTCTACCACGCCGCGCCGCTCGCCTTCTCCCTCGCGGGTCCCCTCGGGGCGGGGGTCACGACCGTCGTGATGGACGGGTGGGACCCGGAGGAGATGCTGCGGCTCGTCGACGCGCACCGAGTGAGCCACACCCACGTCGTGCCCACGATGTTCCACCGGCTGCTCGCGCTACCCGACGACGTCAAGGCGCGCTACGACGTCTCGTCGCTTCGCTTCGTCGTGCACGGCGCCGCGCCGTGCCCGGTCGAGGTGAAGAAGGGGATCATCGAGTGGTTCGGGCCGGTGGTGTTCGAGTACTACGCGGCAACCGAGGGCGGCGGCACGTTCGTCGGCTCCGAGGAGTGGCTGGCCCGGCCGGGCACCGTCGGCAAGCCGCTGGTCGACGATCTGATCCGCATCCTCGACGACGAGGGCAACCTGCTGGCCGCCGGCGAGGTGGGCACGGTCTACATGCGCGCGTCGCAGAACGGCCGCTTCCGCTACTTCAAGGACGAGGCGAAGACCGAGGGCAGCTACCGGGGTGACTACTTCACCCTCGGCGACCACGGCTACCTCGACGACGAGGGCTGGCTGTTCCTGACCGGTCGCATCGCGGAGCTGATCATCTCCGGCGGGGTCAACATCTACCCGGCCGAGGTCGACGCGGTGCTGCTCGAGCACCCGGCCGTCGGCGACGCCGGCACCATCGGCGTGCCCAACGTCGAGTGGGGCGAGGAGGTCAAGGCGGTCGTCGAGCTGCGCGCCGGCCACCAGCCCTCCGAGGCGCTGGCCGCCGAGCTCATGCAGTGGTGCCGCGACCGGCTGGCCCACTACAAGTGCCCGCGCAGCGTCGACTTCGTCGCCGAGCTGCCGCGCCACGACAACGGCAAGCTCTACCGCCGCAAGCTGCGGGAGATGTACGCCTAGCTGCCCCAGTCGGGCCGCAGCGGCATGCCGGAGGCCGCGTCGGGCCCGAGCTTGACTCCGAGCACCTGGTGCAGCTGGATCCGGTCGGTCTCGAACCCCAGCCGCGACGCGGCGAGGTAGAGCCGCCACACGCGCGACTTGCCGATGCCGACCTCCTCGACGGCCTCGTCCCAGTGGCCGTCGAGGTTGGCCGACCAGGCGGTGAGGGTCTTCGCGTAGTGCTCGCGGAGGTTCTCCTCGTGGCGGATCTCGAAGCCGTGGTTCTGCATCACCGAGACGATGTGGCCGAGACCGAGCAGCTCTCCGTCGGGGAACACGTAGCGATGGATGAAGCCACGCCGCTTGATGACCGACTCGGTGGTCGTCGGCCGCATGATGCAGTGGTTGAGCAGCCGGCCCTGCGGGCGCAGCTTCGACTGCAGGAACGAGAAGTAGGCCGGCAGCTGGGCCTTGCCGATGTGCTCGGTCAGCCCGATCGACGAGACGGCGTCGAAACCGTCCTCGCGTACGTCGCGGTAGTCCATGTGCCGCACCTCGGCCAGGTCGGACAGGCCGGCCTCGGCGATGGCCTTCTGCGCCCACTCGGCCTGCTGCCGCGACAAGGTGACGCCGATCGCCTGCACGCCGTAGTGCCGGGCCGCATGCATGACCATGCCGCCCCAGCCGCAGCCGACGTCGAGCAGCCGCATGCCGGGCTGCAGCCCTAGCTTGCGGGCCACCAGGTCGTGCTTCTCGTACTGCGCCTCCTCGAGGCTCGCGTCGGCGCGCGGGAAGACCGCGCAGGTGTAGGCCATCGAGGGCCCGAGCAGCCACTCGTAGAACGTGTTCGACACGTCGTAGTGGTGAGAGATCGCCTGCGCGTCGCGGCCCTTGGAATGCCGCCGGCCGCGCAGCCGCACCTCCTGCGCCGGCTTGGGCGGCCGTCGTAGCGCAGCCGGGCCGAGGGTTCGGGCGATCTCGGCGCGGTCGGCCCACGACAGCGCGGTCACCGACGGCTGCGAGAGCCGGGTGAGCGCGGCGTACATCTCCCCGTCGACGTCGATCTCGCCGGCGATGTAGGCACGCGCGAGACCGAGCTCACCGGGTGACGAGACGAGGTAGGACACGGCACGTGGCGAGCGGATCGCCACGTGGATGTCGGCGTCGACAGGCCCGGCCGTGCTGCCGTCGTACGCCGTGAAGCGCACGCCGTCCTGACCGGCGACGACATGGTGGAACGCCTCCGCGATCTGCACGGGTCTTCACCTTCCTGCGGGGGTCAGCGGCGCTCGACGCACTTCGCGTAGAGGTCGAGCAGCCGGCCGTGGGGGTCGTAGCGACGCTTGAGGTCACCGTAGGTGCTGCCGCCGTAGAGAGGCCAGAACTCCTCCGGCGTGTAGTGAGCCGTCGAGTAGAGAGACTTGCGCCCGCCCAGCTCGCCGACGAGTGCCTCGACCCGACGGTTGTGCGTGTCGGCGGGCTGACGGGGTGCCAGGGGCACGGTGCCCCAGAAGCCGAAGTTGACGTAGAGCGCGCCGGGATCCATCGCGTAGAGGTCCCAGGTGCTCGACCGGTCGCGCTGGCGCAACGGGCACATCCACACCGGCCGCATGCCGACGTCGCGGTCGAACGCGGCCAGGAAGTCACCGGCCCGGCCGACGGGGATCTCCACGTCCTGGATGACCGGCTCCGTGGCGGGCCGGCCGCGCAACCGGTCGTAGCGGCGCTTGACGCCGTAGCGGTTCTCGAGCGCGACCAGCCTCCAGTAGACGTCGGAACGCAGCCACCGCTTCGGCCACAAGCGGCGCACCAGCGGCCGCTGCACGCCAAACGCCCCGGAGCACCAGAACCAGTCGGTGTCCCAGCGCCACAGGTAGTCGTGGATCGTCAGGTAGTCGGTCTCGCGCTGCTGGATCGACCGGTAGTAGATGTGCTCGCCGGTGTAGTCGCTGGTCCGCGCGGCGGTGTCCGCGAAACGCCCGGTGGTCAGGTAGAGCTCCTCCGGCGAGAACGCGACGCCGTCGAGGAAGTCGATGTCGTCCTCGACCAGGCGCTGCATCGCCGCGAAGCACTCGGCCGCGGAGGAGAAGCGGTGATGGGTCAGCGCGACGTAGGGCCGCACCGGCTGCAGCTCGATGCGCAGCCGAAGCGCGTAGCCCAACGTGCCGTAGGAGTTCGGGAAGCCGTAGAAGAGGTCGCGGTGCTCGCCCTGCGGCCGCACGCACAGCACCTCGCCCGCGCCGGTGAGCACGTCCATCTCGAGCACGGACTCGTGCGGCAGGCCATGCCGGAACGACGTCGACTCGATGCCCAGCCCGGTCACCGCACCGCCGAGCGTGATGGTCTTCAGCTGCGGCACGACCAGCGGCATCAGCCCGTGCGGCAGCGTCGCCGCGACGAGGTCCTCGTAGGTCGTCATCCCGAGCACGTCCGCGGTCCGCGCCTGCGGATCGATCGCGAGGACGCCGGAGAACGCGTCGACGCCGAGCCGGGTGACGCCCGACCGCTGCCGGGTGCGGAACAGGTTCGACGTGCGCTTGCCCAGCCGCACGGCGGCGTCGGGCGGGGCCGCCGCCAGGTCGGCCCGCAGCCGGTCGACGGCGGCGCGGTAGGCGGCGTACGCCGGTCCGGCGGTCTTCGACGACTCGGTGAGCGTCATCCCTGCATTGTTCATCACGCCGAAACACACGCGCAGCGATGCGGAAACCTGATCGGCGGACGCTCCCCGCCATGCACATCGACAGCGGCGCGACCGCCTGGGTGCTGGTGAGCGCTGCCCTCGTGCTGCTCATGACCCCGGGGCTCGCGTTCTTCTACGGCGGGATGGTGCGGTCCAAGCACGTGCTCGCGATGCTCATGCAGAACGTCGTGTGCATGGGCATCGTCGGCGTGCTGTGGGTGCTCGCGGCCTACAGCCTGGCGTTCGGCAAGGACGCCGGCTTCGGCCTGATCGGCGACGCGCACCAGTTCGGGCTGGCGCACATGCAGGAGGCGGTCGCCGGCTATCACGGGGCGCTGGCGCAGTCGATCCCGCCGCTGGCGTTCGTCGCCTTCCAGCTGATGTTCGCCGTCATCACCCCGGCCCTGATCACCGGCGGCATCGCGGACCGGGTGAAGTTCGGCGCGTTCGCCGTGTTCGTCGTGATCTGGCTCCTGGTCGTCTACGCGCCGATCGCCCACTGGGTGTTCTCCCCCGAGGGCTGGCTCTTCCAGCGGGGCGCCGAGGACTTCGCGGGCGGCACCGTCGTGCACGCCAACGCAGGCGCCGCCGCACTCGCCCTGGTGCTCGTCCTCGGCAAGCGGGTCGGCTGGCCGCGAGAACCGATGCGCCCGCACAACCTGCCGTTCACGCTGCTCGGCGCCGGCCTGCTGTGGTTCGGCTGGTTCGGCTTCAACGCCGGCTCTGCCCTGGGCGCCAACCAGACCGCGGCCTACGCCTTCGTCAACACCAACACGGCGACGGCCGCGGCGATGCTGGCCTGGCTCCTGGTCGAACGGCTGCGCGACGGTCACCCGACGACGCTGGGTGCTGCGTCCGGCGCGGTGGCCGGGCTCGTCGCGATCACCCCCGCCGCGGGCTACGTCAGCCCACTCGGGTCGATCGCGATCGGCCTGGTCGCCGGCGCGGTGTGCGCCTGCGCGATCGGCCTGAAGTACCGCCTGGGCTACGACGACGCGCTCGACGTCGTGGGGGTGCACCTGGTCGGCGGGGTGCTCGGCGCCCTGCTCATCGGCTTCTTCGGCACCGCCCGGGTGGGGGGTGCCAACGGGTTGTTCTACGGCGGCAGCGCGGGCCTCCTCGGCGAGCAGGCGCTCGCCGTCGTGACCGCCGTCGGCTACTCGTTCGTCGTCACCTACCTGCTCGCCAAGCTCCTCGACAAGGTCATCGGGCTGCGGGTGAGCCGCGACGACGAGCACGCCGGGCTCGACGCGACGCTGCACGCGGAGACGGCGTACGACCTCGGGGCCGTCCGCACCGGCGGCGCGCTCACCGCTCGAGTGCCGGGCACCTCCGGCGATGCCCCGCAAACGGTGGCGTACCGTACATAACCACCGTTACGGGGAACATCGGGAGACGACATGTCGCTTGCCGAGGGTGCGCGCTGGGCGCTCATGCACGGGTCCGCGCGGGCGCTGATGCGGCGGGCCCGGCGCAAGGGCGACCTGGTGCCGGCGCTGATGCTCGAGGGCGGCAGCGACGACCCCTACCCGATCTACGACGAGGTGCGCCGCCGCGGCAAGGTCGTACCCGGGACGTTCGCCTGGGCGACCGGCCACCACGACGTCGTCACCGAGGTGCTGCGCGACAACCGGTTCAGCGTCCGGTTCGACGGTGACGACACCCCGTGGTACATCCGGGCCGCGATCGCGGTCTCGCACGAGAAGGGCCTGTTCAACCCGGTCGAACCGCCGTCGATGCTCGCCGTCGACCCGCCGCAGCACACCCGCTACCGCAAGCTCGTGCAGAAGGCCTTCACCGCGCGCGCGGTCGAGCGGTTGCGCGACCGGGTGCACGAGATCACCGAGGAGCTGCTCGACGACCTCGCCCGGCGGCCCTCGGTCGACCTGGCCGCCGACTACGCGGGCATCCTGCCGGTGACGGTCATCGCGGAGATGCTCGGCGTGCCGACGTCGATGCGCGCGCAGTTCCTCGAGTGGGGCAACGAGGCCGCCCTCACCCTCGACATCGGCCTGCCCTACCGCGACTACCAGCGGGCGATGCACGGGCTGCGTGGGCTCAACGGCTGGTTCCGCGAGCACTTCGAGGCCGTTCGTCGCAACCCCAAGGACGACATCATCAGCGCGCTCGCCACGCTCGAGGACGAGGGCGATCGGCTCAACGACGACGAGCTGATGGCGACCGCCCTGCTCCTGCTCGGTGCCGGCTTCGAGACCACCGTCAACCTCATCGGCAACGGCGCCCTGGCCCTCGTGCAGCACCCGGAGCAGCTCGAAGCCCTGCAGGCCGAGCCCGAGCTGTGGCCGAACGCGGTCGAGGAGGTGCTCCGCTTCGACTCCCCCGTGCAGAGCACCGGCCGCCTCGCGACCGAGGACGTGGAGCTGGCCGGCGTCCACGTGCCGCGGCGGACGATCGTCGTGACGCTGCTCGGCGCGGCCAACCGCGATCCCGCGGTCTTCACGGAGCCCGACCGCTTCGACGTACGCCGTGCCAACGCTCGCGAGCACCTGGCGTTCTCCAGCGGCGTCCACTACTGCCTGGGCGCGAACCTGGCTCGGTTAGAGGGCGAGGTCGCGCTGCGCATGCTGTTCGACCGGTTCCCGGACCTGTCGCTCGCCGGGCAGCCGCACCGCCGTGACACCCGTACGCTGTGGGGCTACGACGCGATGCCGGTGGCGCTGCACGGCAGCAGCCGGCCGGTTCAGCCGGTCGGTGCGTAGCCGTCGGCCTCGTCGACGTCGTCCGGCAACTCCTCCAGGTCGGCGGGTTCGCGGCCCACGCAGAACCACGCGATGACCGCCGCGGCGAGCACCAGCGCACCCGACAGCAGCAGGGCGATGTCGAGCCCGGAGTAGAACGCGCTGTACGCCGCGTCGATCACCTGCTGGACGAGACCGGCGTGTCCCGCGGCTGCGGGGTTGGCCGACGCCGCAGCCGCGCCGCCGGAGCCGCCGCTCGGCAGCCCGCCGTGCTCGACGGCGTCGATGACGATCGCCTGGAAGCTGGCCGGGATGCCCAGCACCTGCAGGCGGTGGGTCAGGTCGGCGGTGAGCTGGGAGTTGACGACCGCGCCCAGCACGGCAACGCCGAACACCGCGCCGAGCTCGCGACTGGTGTTGGTGGCCGAGGCCGCCATCCCCGACCGGCGGGCCGGGACCACGGTCAGGACCGACGAGGTCACCGGGAC
This window harbors:
- a CDS encoding histidine phosphatase family protein, translated to MTTEDDTEPKEYRQHRFAPPPGATDILLVRHGESAPAREDRPFELVDGQGDPELAPEGREQARRVAERLCNEPIDAVYVTSLRRTRETAQPLLDRLGIEATVEREFREVHLGDWESGIFRKHVSEGHPIAVQMGLQERWDVIPNAEKSEDFAARVRGAVEKIAAAHPDGRVVVFTHGGVIGQVLSLASRSRPFAFLGADNASISQIVVTGERWIVRRFNDTAHLGPLFSVEPDPLT
- a CDS encoding acVLRF1 family peptidyl-tRNA hydrolase; this translates as MLPSFTRRLEVAPERLERWLDGFAERHGPVTVTAYADRVELRAADGAAVTAHVPFPPLAECTAAYAGLVAHALAERRVGVLLVRLGGYAVGVFQGATLTASKVGARPVHGRSAAGGQSQQRFARRREGQARVALAAAADTAARVLLPVADILDAVVVGGDRRALDTVLEDRRLAPLVPLVGQWHLDVPVPRRAVLDDMPRRFRAVRIDLTEPAGAGPAR
- a CDS encoding MOSC N-terminal beta barrel domain-containing protein; translated protein: MANDSVAGQIQEIWRYPVKSMRGERMDAAHLTATGLLGDRGWATRDERRGGIRGAKKIRDLMLCAATYVAEPTPDSPTPHVVMTLPDGSAVRSDDSDAATRLSRAINHPVTLWPLQPADDLDHYRRGPADHEDVVEELRDIFGRGEDEPLPDLSGLPPVIFEFESPPGTYYDAYPVHIVTTATLRTLGRLGERDAPDVRRFRPTILVDTPDADGFPERDWIGSTVRVGEVEIEVVTDCPRCSMVQLPQQGLPADKPLLRTVVRDANQNVGVYCNVRTPGRISVGDSLTR
- a CDS encoding carboxylesterase/lipase family protein; the protein is MTAVVETRDGRVRGEEVDGLRRFLGIPFAATTAGAGRWRAPAPAQPWTGERDATAFGPVAPQPDGMLALLPVGAVQDEDCLTLNVWTPGVAGRRPVMVWVHGGAFRQGAARSAMYDGAALARRGDVVVVSLNYRLGALGFLAHPDLRDGDGGPAGNWGMLDQVAALQWVRDNIAAFGGDPGNVTVFGESAGSMAIGCLLASPSTKGLLHKAILQSGAPSALALDQAAEIAERLAKAAGVTSVAELRDVPVPAILAAQQQIDAEDAALRLIPSVDGHFLDRAPLAALASGAAAHVPTVIGTNREEWKLWAPADPRSRDLDDAGLRRRLSRVYDATDAEIDALVEEFTRARAATGQAIAPNDLWFALETERVFRAPAMRTAETLAAHQPATFAYLFTYGSPAMHGWLGACHALEIAFVFGTQGQAETALFTGSGPEADRLSEWLMDSWLAFARTGDPSTEALGRWPGYDARRRPTLVIGTEHAIVDAPYDDERGTVAALLYRDDA
- a CDS encoding AMP-binding protein, which encodes MTAVESRTPEQVRAAAGVGMTLALHASADPDHPALLTPHGDRTFGELNANVNRLVRYLRGQGLQAGDALALVCSNRPEFAEVYYACLRAGLRITPVNWHLTGEEMGYIVDDCEAKAVVADVLFAAAVREAVAAAPHVRVKLAVAGPIDGFTAYDDALAGQSADDIDDPVLGKGMLYTSGTTGRPKGVDRPPVTGRPDPGAITIAVAAAARQDPATDVHLCTGPLYHAAPLAFSLAGPLGAGVTTVVMDGWDPEEMLRLVDAHRVSHTHVVPTMFHRLLALPDDVKARYDVSSLRFVVHGAAPCPVEVKKGIIEWFGPVVFEYYAATEGGGTFVGSEEWLARPGTVGKPLVDDLIRILDDEGNLLAAGEVGTVYMRASQNGRFRYFKDEAKTEGSYRGDYFTLGDHGYLDDEGWLFLTGRIAELIISGGVNIYPAEVDAVLLEHPAVGDAGTIGVPNVEWGEEVKAVVELRAGHQPSEALAAELMQWCRDRLAHYKCPRSVDFVAELPRHDNGKLYRRKLREMYA
- a CDS encoding class I SAM-dependent methyltransferase, whose translation is MQIAEAFHHVVAGQDGVRFTAYDGSTAGPVDADIHVAIRSPRAVSYLVSSPGELGLARAYIAGEIDVDGEMYAALTRLSQPSVTALSWADRAEIARTLGPAALRRPPKPAQEVRLRGRRHSKGRDAQAISHHYDVSNTFYEWLLGPSMAYTCAVFPRADASLEEAQYEKHDLVARKLGLQPGMRLLDVGCGWGGMVMHAARHYGVQAIGVTLSRQQAEWAQKAIAEAGLSDLAEVRHMDYRDVREDGFDAVSSIGLTEHIGKAQLPAYFSFLQSKLRPQGRLLNHCIMRPTTTESVIKRRGFIHRYVFPDGELLGLGHIVSVMQNHGFEIRHEENLREHYAKTLTAWSANLDGHWDEAVEEVGIGKSRVWRLYLAASRLGFETDRIQLHQVLGVKLGPDAASGMPLRPDWGS
- a CDS encoding FAD-binding oxidoreductase, with translation MTLTESSKTAGPAYAAYRAAVDRLRADLAAAPPDAAVRLGKRTSNLFRTRQRSGVTRLGVDAFSGVLAIDPQARTADVLGMTTYEDLVAATLPHGLMPLVVPQLKTITLGGAVTGLGIESTSFRHGLPHESVLEMDVLTGAGEVLCVRPQGEHRDLFYGFPNSYGTLGYALRLRIELQPVRPYVALTHHRFSSAAECFAAMQRLVEDDIDFLDGVAFSPEELYLTTGRFADTAARTSDYTGEHIYYRSIQQRETDYLTIHDYLWRWDTDWFWCSGAFGVQRPLVRRLWPKRWLRSDVYWRLVALENRYGVKRRYDRLRGRPATEPVIQDVEIPVGRAGDFLAAFDRDVGMRPVWMCPLRQRDRSSTWDLYAMDPGALYVNFGFWGTVPLAPRQPADTHNRRVEALVGELGGRKSLYSTAHYTPEEFWPLYGGSTYGDLKRRYDPHGRLLDLYAKCVERR
- a CDS encoding ammonium transporter; this translates as MHIDSGATAWVLVSAALVLLMTPGLAFFYGGMVRSKHVLAMLMQNVVCMGIVGVLWVLAAYSLAFGKDAGFGLIGDAHQFGLAHMQEAVAGYHGALAQSIPPLAFVAFQLMFAVITPALITGGIADRVKFGAFAVFVVIWLLVVYAPIAHWVFSPEGWLFQRGAEDFAGGTVVHANAGAAALALVLVLGKRVGWPREPMRPHNLPFTLLGAGLLWFGWFGFNAGSALGANQTAAYAFVNTNTATAAAMLAWLLVERLRDGHPTTLGAASGAVAGLVAITPAAGYVSPLGSIAIGLVAGAVCACAIGLKYRLGYDDALDVVGVHLVGGVLGALLIGFFGTARVGGANGLFYGGSAGLLGEQALAVVTAVGYSFVVTYLLAKLLDKVIGLRVSRDDEHAGLDATLHAETAYDLGAVRTGGALTARVPGTSGDAPQTVAYRT
- a CDS encoding cytochrome P450 codes for the protein MSLAEGARWALMHGSARALMRRARRKGDLVPALMLEGGSDDPYPIYDEVRRRGKVVPGTFAWATGHHDVVTEVLRDNRFSVRFDGDDTPWYIRAAIAVSHEKGLFNPVEPPSMLAVDPPQHTRYRKLVQKAFTARAVERLRDRVHEITEELLDDLARRPSVDLAADYAGILPVTVIAEMLGVPTSMRAQFLEWGNEAALTLDIGLPYRDYQRAMHGLRGLNGWFREHFEAVRRNPKDDIISALATLEDEGDRLNDDELMATALLLLGAGFETTVNLIGNGALALVQHPEQLEALQAEPELWPNAVEEVLRFDSPVQSTGRLATEDVELAGVHVPRRTIVVTLLGAANRDPAVFTEPDRFDVRRANAREHLAFSSGVHYCLGANLARLEGEVALRMLFDRFPDLSLAGQPHRRDTRTLWGYDAMPVALHGSSRPVQPVGA